From one Candidatus Thioglobus sp. NP1 genomic stretch:
- the pyrC gene encoding dihydroorotase → MNRITLTKPDDWHLHLRDGEAMKSVVGMSAKQMGRAIIMPNLSPPITSAAQAKDYHDRIIESLPKETIFKPLMVLYLTDETSKNEMLEASKTPEVYAAKLYPAGATTNSSNGVTNIRKIYSVLEIMQKEKIPLLIHGEVTDPSVDIFDREAVFIDKVLSKVVRDFPELKIVLEHITTKDAVDYVKGSDKNIAATITPHHLLANRNHMLSGGIRPHFYCLPILKREYPHQDALVAAAISGSNKFFLGTDSAPHYKNEKESACGCAGIFSANAAIELYAEVFDKHKQMQMLEGFSSFFGADFYGLPRNTEKITLEKLSWTVPKSYDFSGAKVVPFFAGSELSWKLLD, encoded by the coding sequence GTGAACAGAATAACCTTAACCAAGCCTGATGATTGGCACCTTCATTTAAGGGATGGTGAAGCCATGAAGTCTGTTGTTGGTATGAGCGCTAAGCAGATGGGAAGGGCAATTATTATGCCTAACCTTTCTCCGCCAATAACAAGTGCAGCTCAGGCCAAAGACTACCATGATCGTATTATTGAATCTTTACCAAAAGAAACAATTTTTAAGCCCCTAATGGTTCTTTATTTGACTGATGAAACAAGCAAAAATGAAATGCTTGAAGCAAGCAAGACGCCTGAAGTATATGCTGCAAAGCTCTACCCAGCTGGAGCAACAACAAACTCGAGTAATGGTGTAACCAATATAAGAAAAATTTATTCAGTACTTGAAATTATGCAGAAAGAAAAAATTCCACTTTTGATTCATGGAGAGGTGACTGATCCTTCTGTTGATATCTTTGATAGAGAGGCTGTTTTTATAGATAAAGTACTTAGCAAAGTTGTCAGAGACTTTCCTGAACTAAAGATTGTGCTTGAGCACATTACAACAAAAGATGCTGTAGATTATGTCAAGGGAAGTGATAAAAACATAGCGGCAACTATAACGCCACACCACCTTTTGGCTAATAGAAACCATATGCTCTCTGGAGGAATTAGGCCTCATTTTTATTGCCTGCCAATCTTAAAAAGAGAGTACCCGCATCAGGATGCTTTGGTTGCAGCTGCAATATCAGGAAGCAATAAGTTTTTTTTAGGAACAGACTCCGCTCCCCACTATAAAAACGAGAAAGAGTCGGCATGTGGATGTGCTGGTATTTTCAGTGCCAACGCAGCTATTGAGCTCTATGCTGAGGTTTTTGATAAGCACAAGCAAATGCAAATGCTAGAAGGCTTCTCATCATTCTTTGGCGCAGACTTTTATGGTTTACCACGCAATACAGAAAAAATTACTTTAGAAAAGTTGTCTTGGACTGTGCCTAAAAGCTATGACTTTTCTGGAGCAAAGGTTGTTCCATTTTTTGCTGGTTCAGAGCTATCCTGGAAGCTGTTAGACTAG
- the ribF gene encoding bifunctional riboflavin kinase/FAD synthetase produces the protein MQLIRGLHNLDNQPECVVTIGNFDGIHIGHQEIISKLVSTAQKKGIPSMVISFSVTPESFFGRPKARLSSFRDKHLFLKSMGINKHLLIKFNKSFSEISASSFIEDILVKKINVKHCYIGDDFRFGKDRAGDFSLLEKYAVDYKFVIEKVDGIYIDDQRVSSSAIRGFLSTGSFEMSKKLLGRAFSISGRVEHGDKQGRTIGFPTANIPIRRQLSPVLGVFCVVVRKDNKNFNGVCNVGNRPTRGGTKVLLEVYILDFNQEIYGEYVEVIFKKKIRDEIKFSSFEELKSQIKKDTQSALQYFSSSS, from the coding sequence ATGCAATTAATTCGTGGCCTTCATAATCTTGATAATCAACCTGAGTGTGTCGTAACTATTGGAAACTTTGATGGTATCCATATAGGCCATCAAGAAATTATCTCAAAGCTTGTCTCTACCGCTCAAAAAAAAGGCATTCCCTCAATGGTTATTTCTTTTTCCGTAACGCCTGAATCTTTTTTTGGTCGTCCCAAGGCACGCCTAAGTAGCTTCAGAGACAAACATCTATTTTTGAAGTCAATGGGCATCAATAAACACCTACTTATAAAATTTAATAAGTCTTTTTCAGAAATAAGTGCCTCATCCTTTATTGAAGACATACTTGTAAAAAAAATTAATGTTAAGCACTGCTATATTGGAGATGACTTTCGTTTTGGAAAAGACCGAGCTGGTGACTTTAGCTTGCTTGAGAAATATGCGGTGGATTATAAATTTGTTATTGAAAAAGTTGATGGCATATACATAGATGACCAACGAGTAAGTAGCTCAGCAATCAGGGGGTTTTTGTCAACAGGCTCTTTTGAAATGTCTAAAAAGCTTCTTGGAAGGGCTTTTTCAATTAGTGGTCGAGTTGAACATGGTGATAAACAAGGTAGGACAATTGGCTTTCCTACAGCAAATATACCCATCAGAAGACAGCTTAGCCCTGTTCTGGGGGTATTCTGTGTAGTCGTTCGTAAAGATAATAAAAACTTCAATGGTGTCTGTAATGTTGGAAATAGACCAACAAGGGGAGGAACCAAGGTTCTTCTAGAGGTATACATTTTGGATTTTAACCAAGAAATCTATGGCGAATATGTAGAGGTTATTTTTAAGAAAAAAATTAGAGATGAGATAAAGTTTAGCTCATTTGAGGAACTAAAAAGCCAAATTAAAAAAGACACTCAAAGTGCGCTTCAATACTTTAGTTCTTCCAGTTAA
- the mutY gene encoding A/G-specific adenine glycosylase, with product MTKLSDDLLDWFKKHGRKNLPWQSSPVNVYHIWVSEVMLQQTQVATVIEYFKRFIFNFPNIAALAQAHEDDVLALWAGLGYYSRARNLHKSANIIVSKYGGDFPQNYPEVLALPGVGDSTAGAILSLAYNQPLPILDGNVKRVLSRYHRVNGHYSSSDVLKKLWALASHHTPQKNTAKYTQAIMDLGATVCTQRSPSCISCPICKHCEAYITETQLNYPHKKLKKVRPEKTIVFLIYQNEKNEVYLEKRPNKGIWGGLWSFEECNENDHDINEAIKNHNKDAKILASLTRFKHSFSHYHLWINPIVVFSPGGLDGYYQTKNLSLGVPAPVKKIMILLDSIN from the coding sequence GTGACGAAACTGTCTGATGACCTATTAGATTGGTTTAAAAAACATGGTAGAAAAAACCTTCCCTGGCAATCAAGTCCAGTCAATGTTTATCATATTTGGGTTTCTGAAGTTATGCTTCAGCAAACTCAAGTAGCTACAGTTATTGAGTACTTTAAAAGATTTATATTTAATTTCCCAAATATAGCTGCTCTTGCTCAAGCACATGAGGATGATGTTTTGGCATTATGGGCTGGGTTAGGATATTACAGCCGTGCAAGGAATCTACATAAAAGTGCAAATATTATTGTTTCTAAATATGGTGGTGATTTCCCACAAAACTACCCTGAGGTTCTTGCTTTGCCTGGAGTTGGTGATTCAACTGCTGGAGCAATCTTGTCTCTGGCATACAACCAGCCGCTTCCAATTCTTGATGGAAATGTTAAGCGGGTTTTGTCAAGATATCATAGGGTCAATGGGCATTATAGCTCGAGTGATGTTTTAAAAAAATTATGGGCACTTGCAAGTCACCATACGCCTCAAAAGAATACAGCCAAATATACCCAAGCTATTATGGATCTTGGAGCAACTGTTTGCACTCAGAGATCTCCAAGCTGTATCAGCTGTCCAATATGTAAACACTGTGAGGCCTATATAACTGAAACTCAGTTGAACTATCCACACAAAAAATTAAAGAAGGTAAGGCCTGAAAAAACTATAGTATTCTTAATCTATCAGAATGAAAAAAATGAGGTTTACCTAGAGAAAAGGCCTAATAAAGGCATTTGGGGTGGCTTATGGAGCTTTGAAGAGTGCAATGAAAACGACCATGACATTAATGAAGCAATTAAAAATCATAATAAAGACGCAAAGATACTGGCATCATTAACAAGATTTAAACACAGCTTCAGCCATTATCATTTATGGATTAACCCTATTGTTGTGTTTTCTCCTGGAGGTTTAGATGGTTATTACCAAACAAAAAATCTTAGTTTAGGTGTGCCTGCGCCAGTTAAAAAAATAATGATATTGCTTGATTCAATAAACTAA
- a CDS encoding homoserine O-succinyltransferase — protein sequence MPLIAHSNLPSFDRLKQQGETILSNDKAKHQDIRGLHIGLLNMMPDAALEATERQFFRLVGHSNQISQFYMHPFSLPSIDRGAVAKEHLQKHYKTFEEIKSHGLDALIISGANVTQPDLKLAPFYKELKEVVNWSYENVTSTLCSCLATHAVLEFKYGQKRLPVGKKHWGVFPHKVVNRTHPLVKGVNTRFDVPHSRFNEISIDQFAEAGVSVLAESSIGAHLAVSEDLFRLVFFQGHPEYDSISLLKEYKREISLFLENNKLGYPPTPSNYLSEQNIAILNEFQTKLLSKKATLKDFPESLILKTLDNTWHDSANAVINNWVGCVYQTTNENITKPFMSGIDPTDPLNIKQ from the coding sequence ATGCCATTAATTGCTCACTCAAACCTGCCCTCATTCGATCGACTTAAACAACAAGGTGAAACAATTCTCTCAAATGATAAAGCTAAGCATCAGGATATTCGGGGGCTACATATTGGGCTGCTAAACATGATGCCAGACGCTGCACTCGAAGCAACTGAGAGACAATTTTTTAGGTTGGTTGGACACTCTAATCAAATATCTCAATTTTATATGCATCCTTTCTCCCTGCCCAGCATTGATAGAGGTGCAGTCGCAAAAGAGCATCTACAAAAGCACTATAAGACCTTTGAGGAAATTAAATCTCATGGCTTAGATGCCCTTATCATAAGTGGTGCCAACGTGACTCAGCCTGATCTCAAGCTTGCCCCATTTTATAAGGAGCTAAAAGAAGTTGTAAATTGGTCTTATGAAAACGTTACTTCAACTTTATGCTCTTGCCTCGCAACGCATGCAGTTTTGGAATTTAAATATGGGCAAAAGCGTCTTCCTGTCGGAAAAAAGCACTGGGGAGTGTTTCCTCATAAAGTCGTTAATAGGACTCATCCACTTGTTAAAGGTGTCAACACTCGGTTTGATGTTCCACACTCAAGATTTAATGAAATATCTATAGATCAATTTGCAGAGGCAGGTGTATCAGTTCTTGCTGAAAGCTCTATTGGCGCTCACTTAGCAGTTAGTGAAGACCTCTTTAGGCTTGTGTTTTTTCAAGGCCATCCTGAATATGATTCTATTAGCCTTCTAAAAGAATATAAACGAGAAATTTCTCTTTTCCTAGAAAATAATAAGCTTGGCTACCCGCCAACTCCATCCAACTACCTTTCTGAACAAAATATAGCAATACTTAATGAATTTCAAACAAAGTTGTTATCTAAGAAAGCCACTTTAAAGGATTTTCCTGAAAGCTTGATTTTAAAGACACTTGATAATACATGGCATGATAGCGCTAATGCAGTAATCAATAATTGGGTTGGTTGTGTATACCAAACAACTAATGAAAATATTACCAAGCCTTTTATGAGTGGCATTGACCCAACTGACCCTCTAAATATTAAGCAGTGA
- a CDS encoding ATPase, which translates to MAISREQFNSEKNKRLTLLGMSGVGKTHLAKLLNKDGGWFHFSGDYRIGTAHLKDAIINNVSLKMKKDPWLKPLLENNSISINSQVTFDNLEPIAAFLGKVGNPEEGGLPIDEFVHRQSLFLAAEKNTMQEVPDFILRSQAEGYAHFINDAGGSLCELGDKKLYAMLADKTLIVYIKSSKKHEQALIDRAKSQPKPVYYHPVFFETAIKNYLKDNNLSYAAEVNPDAFVGWVFPRLIEDRLAKYQTIADEYGCTIKSDELHACSSAKEVISLIAKALK; encoded by the coding sequence ATGGCTATTTCGCGCGAACAATTTAATAGTGAAAAGAATAAGCGTCTAACTCTGCTCGGTATGTCGGGTGTAGGAAAAACACATCTTGCAAAACTTCTTAATAAAGATGGGGGCTGGTTCCACTTTTCTGGCGATTATAGGATAGGAACCGCCCACCTAAAAGATGCCATTATAAACAATGTATCGCTTAAAATGAAAAAAGACCCTTGGCTTAAGCCCCTTTTAGAGAACAACTCTATAAGCATAAATAGTCAAGTTACTTTCGACAATCTAGAACCAATTGCTGCGTTTCTTGGTAAGGTAGGAAATCCAGAAGAAGGTGGTCTTCCTATTGACGAGTTTGTTCATCGACAAAGCCTTTTTTTGGCCGCAGAAAAGAATACTATGCAAGAGGTGCCTGATTTTATTCTTCGGTCTCAAGCTGAAGGTTATGCTCATTTTATAAATGATGCTGGAGGAAGCTTATGTGAGTTAGGAGACAAAAAGCTCTATGCGATGCTTGCAGATAAAACGCTTATTGTTTATATAAAATCAAGCAAAAAGCATGAACAAGCTCTTATTGATAGAGCCAAAAGCCAGCCTAAGCCAGTCTACTACCATCCAGTTTTCTTTGAAACTGCAATAAAGAACTATCTGAAAGACAATAACCTAAGCTATGCTGCTGAAGTTAATCCAGATGCTTTTGTCGGCTGGGTTTTTCCAAGGCTAATAGAAGATAGGCTTGCCAAGTACCAAACAATTGCTGACGAGTATGGCTGTACTATTAAGAGTGATGAGCTTCATGCGTGCAGTTCCGCTAAAGAAGTTATCTCCCTAATTGCAAAAGCCTTGAAATAA
- a CDS encoding DUF2797 domain-containing protein: MQLNGNIKMMETSLNEGNACYYLPIGDAAVDMNALVGESIELTFNQIINCVNCGKKTNKSYSQGYCYLCGVNEGTALARCDMCIMKPETCHYHLGTCREPEWGVENCFQPTIVYLANSSGIKVGITRKTNTPNRWIDQGAISALPILEVGSRIKSGQIEVALKSFIADKTNWRNMLKNEVVVSDLNSMKSSLLQKVTNEINMTEAITLEDDVVTINYPVIKYPTKVVSLNFDKTPVISGVLEGIKGQYLLLDVGVLNIRKFSSYNLTLST; the protein is encoded by the coding sequence ATGCAATTAAATGGCAATATTAAAATGATGGAAACCTCTCTAAATGAGGGTAATGCTTGTTATTATTTGCCAATTGGTGATGCCGCGGTAGACATGAATGCTTTAGTGGGTGAGAGCATTGAGCTTACTTTCAATCAGATTATTAACTGCGTAAATTGTGGCAAAAAAACTAATAAAAGTTACTCACAGGGATACTGTTATCTTTGTGGTGTAAACGAAGGCACAGCTCTTGCAAGATGTGACATGTGCATAATGAAACCTGAAACTTGTCATTATCATCTAGGAACCTGCAGAGAACCAGAGTGGGGGGTGGAAAACTGCTTTCAGCCAACTATAGTTTACCTAGCAAACTCATCTGGAATTAAGGTTGGAATCACTCGTAAAACTAATACTCCTAATAGGTGGATTGATCAAGGTGCGATTTCTGCCTTACCAATTCTTGAGGTTGGTTCTCGCATAAAATCTGGCCAAATTGAGGTCGCTCTAAAATCATTTATTGCAGATAAAACTAATTGGCGTAATATGTTAAAAAATGAAGTTGTAGTTTCAGACCTTAACTCTATGAAATCCTCTTTGTTGCAAAAAGTTACTAACGAAATTAATATGACTGAGGCAATAACTCTGGAAGACGATGTCGTTACTATTAATTACCCTGTGATAAAATACCCAACCAAAGTTGTATCCTTAAACTTTGATAAAACGCCTGTTATCTCTGGGGTTTTAGAAGGAATTAAGGGGCAATATTTATTACTTGATGTTGGTGTTCTTAACATAAGAAAGTTTAGCTCTTACAACCTAACACTTTCAACTTGA
- a CDS encoding phosphoribosylaminoimidazolesuccinocarboxamide synthase, giving the protein MSSLMKAKLSLPLLHRGKVRDIFDIDEKHMLIVTTDRLSAFDVVFDEPIPEKGKILTSIANYWFKKTNHIIQNHLTEINVNEVLSYKESELLKDRAIVVKKLKPIPIEAVVRGYLIGSGWKEYANTGAVCGIRLPKQMRLAEKLDQAIFTPSSKADVGKHDENISFIETKNIVGEELATQIKNTSIRLYDFASKHSIKRGIIIADTKFEFGLDTEGQLTLMDEVLTPDSSRFWPLQDHKPGLSPKSFDKQIIRDYLETLGWNKEPPAPIIPESIMAQTAQKYKAIQSKLCN; this is encoded by the coding sequence ATGTCGTCTCTAATGAAGGCCAAGCTAAGCTTGCCACTCCTTCATCGTGGAAAAGTTAGAGATATTTTTGATATCGATGAAAAACATATGCTTATAGTTACAACTGATAGGCTCTCGGCTTTTGATGTTGTTTTTGATGAGCCTATTCCAGAAAAAGGAAAAATTCTTACCTCCATTGCTAATTACTGGTTTAAAAAAACCAATCATATTATTCAAAACCACCTTACAGAAATCAACGTTAATGAGGTTTTATCTTATAAAGAGTCTGAGCTACTTAAAGATCGAGCAATTGTAGTTAAAAAACTAAAGCCCATTCCAATTGAAGCAGTTGTTCGAGGCTACCTAATAGGCTCTGGTTGGAAAGAATATGCAAATACAGGGGCAGTTTGTGGGATAAGACTGCCAAAGCAAATGAGGCTTGCTGAAAAACTTGACCAGGCTATTTTTACCCCTTCTTCTAAGGCAGACGTTGGAAAACATGATGAAAATATCTCATTTATTGAAACAAAAAATATAGTTGGAGAGGAGCTTGCAACTCAAATAAAAAATACTAGTATTAGGCTCTATGATTTTGCCTCAAAACATTCTATTAAGCGTGGCATTATAATTGCTGACACAAAGTTTGAATTTGGCCTAGACACTGAGGGCCAATTAACCTTAATGGATGAAGTGTTAACTCCTGACTCCTCAAGATTTTGGCCTTTACAGGACCACAAGCCTGGATTAAGCCCAAAAAGCTTTGACAAGCAAATTATTCGAGACTATCTAGAAACCTTAGGCTGGAATAAGGAGCCTCCAGCTCCCATTATTCCTGAATCAATTATGGCTCAAACTGCACAAAAGTATAAAGCCATTCAGTCTAAATTATGCAATTAA
- a CDS encoding M23 family metallopeptidase, translated as MLAFFLIFSLIASPSHANGKHDFIFEVSSGDAFYKFFYKTGLSAKLLTKLIASDKSAQNLNKIYPGDKFRIILNDKHGLEQIIFSPVNSSPLYISYENNKFRFNNENNQPKGRLSHKTIIIDKSLNYDAKKAGIDAEIVKLMVDNFSWEIDFSRDLRKGDKFILSWDGEKKPHAMIYVNNKKIIALFGYKNNLGQKIYYTAEGYTLNDSFTFAPVKYSRISSRFTLRRLHPTLKVYRPHRGTDFVAPSGTPIYAPAKGVIKYTKTLNGYGNVIYLKHGSELLTVYAHLSNFAKGLKPGKRISKGALIGYVGSTGASTGPHLHYEIRINGVHQDAEKVKLPSKLLVPKSEMAEFQSQAKDTLISLGIKPRF; from the coding sequence TTGCTTGCATTTTTTTTAATTTTCTCGCTAATAGCCTCCCCATCTCATGCAAATGGGAAGCATGATTTTATTTTTGAAGTATCAAGTGGTGATGCGTTTTATAAATTTTTCTATAAAACAGGTCTGTCTGCAAAACTTCTTACAAAACTAATAGCTTCAGATAAAAGCGCTCAAAATTTAAACAAAATATACCCTGGTGATAAATTTAGAATAATTCTTAATGATAAACATGGCTTAGAGCAAATTATATTTAGTCCTGTAAACTCAAGCCCCCTTTATATCAGCTATGAAAATAACAAATTTCGCTTTAATAATGAAAATAATCAGCCTAAAGGTCGATTATCACACAAAACTATAATAATTGATAAATCGCTAAATTATGACGCCAAGAAAGCGGGCATAGACGCTGAGATTGTTAAATTAATGGTGGATAATTTTTCATGGGAGATTGACTTTAGCAGAGACCTAAGAAAAGGTGATAAGTTTATTTTATCTTGGGATGGCGAGAAAAAGCCACATGCAATGATTTATGTAAATAACAAAAAAATAATTGCTCTTTTTGGTTATAAAAACAACTTAGGACAAAAAATATACTACACAGCAGAAGGTTATACTTTAAATGATTCGTTCACTTTTGCACCAGTTAAATATAGTCGTATTAGCTCAAGATTTACTCTGCGTCGCTTACATCCAACACTTAAAGTTTATAGGCCTCACAGAGGAACTGATTTTGTGGCTCCTTCAGGCACCCCCATCTATGCGCCCGCAAAAGGAGTAATTAAATATACAAAAACGTTAAATGGCTATGGTAATGTGATCTACTTAAAACACGGGTCTGAACTTTTAACTGTCTATGCTCATCTATCTAATTTTGCTAAGGGCCTTAAGCCTGGAAAAAGAATTTCAAAAGGGGCGCTAATTGGATATGTTGGAAGTACTGGCGCATCAACTGGGCCTCATCTCCACTATGAAATACGAATCAATGGCGTTCATCAAGATGCTGAAAAAGTCAAGCTTCCCAGCAAGCTATTAGTGCCTAAAAGCGAGATGGCTGAGTTTCAATCTCAAGCAAAAGATACTCTTATAAGTCTTGGCATAAAACCTCGCTTTTAA
- the dxr gene encoding 1-deoxy-D-xylulose-5-phosphate reductoisomerase: MKNISILGATGSIGLSTLNVISSNPDKYKVFALSAKSNWEKMLSLCTEFKPSYAVMVDPDAAAELQKLAPEGVEVLSGISAQNFIASHKNTDYVMAAIVGSAGLASTFSAVTAGKRVMLANKESLVLAGSLLINAAKKYGAQLIPVDSEHSAIFQCLQAGTSGLKKVQLTASGGPFLNKKLHSLGKVTPEQACAHPNWKMGKKISVDSATMMNKGLEVIEAHFLFGLPAQHIEVVIHPQSIVHSFAYFTDGSVLSQLGLPDMRSAISYALSFPERHPSGVEDLDLTKQNDLEFIAPDMQKFKCLELAYSSLKNGDSSPATLNAANEIAVEAFLENRIGFLDISSTIEKTLLEAPIRVLDTLDSVMENDRLSRQVANSVIESSA, from the coding sequence ATGAAAAATATTTCTATACTGGGAGCTACGGGATCAATTGGTTTAAGCACTCTTAATGTAATTTCATCTAACCCTGATAAATATAAAGTATTTGCTCTTAGTGCAAAATCTAATTGGGAAAAAATGCTGTCACTTTGTACAGAATTTAAACCATCATATGCTGTTATGGTTGATCCTGATGCAGCTGCAGAATTACAAAAACTTGCTCCAGAGGGAGTTGAGGTGCTTTCGGGTATAAGCGCTCAAAACTTTATAGCGTCTCATAAAAATACAGACTATGTGATGGCTGCAATTGTTGGAAGTGCAGGCCTCGCCTCTACATTTTCAGCAGTTACTGCTGGCAAAAGAGTAATGCTAGCAAATAAAGAATCTTTAGTTTTAGCTGGAAGCTTATTGATAAATGCCGCCAAGAAATATGGCGCTCAACTCATACCTGTAGACTCAGAACACAGTGCAATATTTCAATGCCTTCAAGCTGGAACAAGTGGACTTAAAAAGGTTCAACTTACAGCCTCAGGAGGGCCCTTTCTTAATAAAAAATTGCATAGCCTTGGTAAGGTTACTCCAGAGCAAGCATGTGCTCATCCTAACTGGAAAATGGGAAAAAAAATTTCAGTTGACTCTGCAACTATGATGAATAAGGGTCTTGAGGTTATTGAGGCCCACTTTTTGTTTGGTCTTCCTGCGCAACATATAGAGGTAGTTATTCACCCGCAAAGTATTGTCCATTCGTTTGCATATTTTACTGATGGAAGTGTTTTATCTCAGCTGGGGCTGCCCGATATGAGGAGTGCAATATCTTATGCTCTATCTTTTCCAGAAAGACACCCTTCTGGAGTTGAGGACCTTGATCTTACTAAGCAAAATGATCTTGAATTTATAGCGCCTGATATGCAAAAATTTAAATGTCTAGAGCTTGCCTATAGTTCGCTAAAAAATGGCGATAGCAGTCCTGCAACTTTAAACGCTGCCAATGAAATTGCGGTTGAGGCATTTTTAGAAAATAGAATTGGCTTTCTTGATATTAGTAGTACTATAGAAAAAACACTTCTAGAGGCTCCGATAAGAGTCCTTGACACACTCGACAGTGTTATGGAAAATGACCGTCTTTCTCGTCAAGTAGCAAACTCTGTTATTGAATCTAGTGCTTAA
- a CDS encoding phosphatidate cytidylyltransferase — translation MLLLRVITASIFAPLVIFSVVALEKLGFSLALAIIFIIALWEFSTLAKLKSLTAKVAYIFAIIGITFFLINKTLALLPILIASFAWWLIALYWIVVFPRSSNHINKNLFVILINGLFLFTPAALSLIALHMNNNYLVLLLFGLIWAADVGAYFAGKAIGKIKLSPNVSPKKTVEGLAGGIILSLIVAGTYVFVSLGNPSISDYLTYGVLSIIISLASVIGDLFESVLKRLANVKDSGRLLPGHGGILDRIDSLTCAAPIFFLFFTYIL, via the coding sequence ATGCTACTCCTAAGGGTTATTACTGCTTCTATTTTTGCCCCACTTGTAATTTTTTCTGTAGTAGCTCTCGAAAAATTGGGCTTTTCTCTTGCACTTGCAATAATTTTTATAATTGCCTTATGGGAGTTCTCCACACTAGCTAAACTTAAAAGTTTAACCGCAAAAGTTGCGTATATTTTTGCAATTATTGGTATTACTTTTTTTCTTATAAACAAGACATTAGCACTTCTGCCAATCTTAATTGCCTCGTTTGCTTGGTGGCTTATTGCTCTTTACTGGATAGTTGTATTTCCCAGAAGTTCAAACCATATTAATAAAAATCTTTTTGTAATTTTGATAAATGGATTGTTTCTCTTCACCCCAGCAGCCTTATCATTAATAGCACTTCATATGAATAACAATTATCTAGTGTTGCTTCTTTTTGGCCTTATATGGGCAGCAGACGTTGGGGCTTACTTTGCTGGCAAAGCCATTGGAAAGATAAAGCTATCGCCCAACGTTAGTCCTAAAAAAACAGTTGAAGGTTTGGCCGGAGGGATTATTCTTTCCCTCATTGTTGCAGGTACCTATGTATTTGTTTCATTAGGTAATCCATCAATAAGTGATTATTTAACTTATGGTGTTTTGTCAATAATTATTTCACTTGCATCAGTTATTGGCGATTTATTTGAAAGTGTATTAAAAAGACTAGCAAATGTTAAAGATAGTGGGCGGCTTTTGCCTGGACATGGAGGTATACTAGATAGGATTGATAGCCTTACTTGTGCTGCACCAATTTTCTTTCTTTTCTTCACGTATATATTATGA
- the uppS gene encoding polyprenyl diphosphate synthase, with product MSLKALPNHIAIIMDGNGRWAKSRHLPRSKGHQRGVQTVRKIVKHCGKLGISSLTLFAFSSENMKRPTEEVGLLFKLFLTVLKNETKKLKENNVKLKIIGDLSVFTPEIQLLAKAAEDQLQDNDGLTLVIAANYGGQWDITNAAKKIASKVAANELDPEQINTSSFHDHTSLAGLPPVDLLIRTSGEVRISNFLLWDIAYSELYFCDTLWPDFNEKELDLAIESFSSRERRYGERRGEK from the coding sequence ATGAGCCTAAAAGCTTTACCAAATCATATAGCTATCATTATGGATGGTAACGGACGATGGGCAAAATCACGACACCTTCCTCGGTCCAAAGGCCACCAAAGAGGGGTACAGACTGTGAGAAAAATTGTTAAGCACTGTGGAAAGTTAGGCATTAGCTCCCTGACTCTTTTTGCTTTTAGTAGTGAGAATATGAAACGCCCAACTGAGGAGGTTGGATTATTATTTAAACTTTTTTTAACAGTTTTAAAAAATGAAACAAAAAAACTCAAGGAAAATAATGTTAAGCTCAAAATTATTGGTGATCTTAGCGTTTTTACCCCTGAAATTCAACTGCTAGCTAAAGCTGCTGAGGATCAACTTCAAGACAATGATGGTCTTACACTTGTTATTGCTGCAAACTATGGGGGGCAGTGGGATATTACCAATGCTGCAAAAAAAATTGCCTCAAAAGTGGCAGCAAATGAACTCGATCCAGAACAAATAAACACAAGTTCTTTTCATGATCACACATCACTAGCAGGACTTCCTCCGGTTGACCTTCTTATTCGCACAAGTGGAGAAGTAAGAATAAGTAACTTTTTATTATGGGATATTGCATATAGTGAGCTATACTTTTGTGACACATTATGGCCAGACTTTAATGAAAAAGAACTTGACCTTGCAATCGAATCGTTTAGCTCACGAGAACGTCGCTATGGAGAGAGAAGGGGTGAAAAATAA